DNA from Streptomyces rishiriensis:
GGAACGCTCCGTCACTCTACCTCATGCCGGGCCCCGGGCGATGAAGCCCCGGGGCCCGCGTGCGTCTCCGGGGAGGGATGCGGCTGCGGGCGGCCGGAGTTGGGGCGTACGGTGTGGGCGTGGAAGTGGGGTCGGGCGGGGTCGGAGTGCCGCCTGGAGGGTCGTCCCGTTCGTCCCGTAATGTGGCTTTCGTGGTCCGGTGGGTAGCAGCCGGACAGGGCTCTTGGGGAAGGGACTTCAGGACTTGATGGAGCGCACCGTCGTCCGCTGTGCCGATGGGCACGTGTTCAGTACCGCTTCGTTCCCGATGCAGCAGGCCGAGCGGCTCGGTCCCGGGCGGCTCGTCCGGTGTCCTCGGTGTACCCGGTTGCGCAGTGCCGTACCGGTGACGCTCGAGAAGCGGTAGCGGCAAGGAGAGCCGGAGGCGCCGCCGACGCCGCCGGCCTGGCGCGCGGAGTCGTCCGATGGTGGTCGCTCCGCGCGCTTTGCGTATCCTCGGGACGTGCTTCTCTCAGACAAGGACATCCGGGCCGAGATCGATGCCGGGCGAGTACGGATCGATCCCTACGACGAATCCATGGTGCAGCCGTCGAGCATCGACGTGCGGCTCGACCGGATGTTCCGGGTGTTCGAGAACCACCGGTACCCCCATATCGATCCCGCCGTCGAGCAGGCGGACCTGACCCGGCTCGTGGAGCCCGAGGGCGACGAGCCGTTCATCCTCCACCCGGGGGAGTTCGTGCTGGCGAGCACCTACGAGGTCATCACGCTGCCCGACGATCTCGCCTCGCGGCTCGAAGGCAAGAGCTCCCTCGGCCGCCTCGGCCTGGTCACCCACTCCACCGCCGGGTTCATCGACCCCGGGTTCTCCGGTCATGTGACGCTCGAGCTGTCCAACCTCGCCACCCTGCCGATCAAGCTCTGGCCCGGTATGAAGATCGGCCAGCTGTGCATGTTCCGGCTCACCTCGCCGGCCGAGTCCCCCTACGGCAGCGAGCGGTACGGGTCCAGGTACCAGGGCCAGCGCGGGCCGACGGCCTCCCGGTCGTTCCTCAACTTCCACCGGACCCAGGTGTGAGCGCTGACGACGTGAGCGGCGCGGACGTGGCGCGGGAGAACCTGACGTACGAGCAGTTCGGCACCGCCGTCCGTGAACTCGCGCAGACCATCGCCGACGACGGCTACGTACCCGACGTCGTGCTGAGCATCGCCCGCGGCGGAGTGTTCGTCGCCGGCGGGCTGGCCTACGCCCTCGACTGCAAGAACATCCACCTGGTGAACGTCGAGTTCTACACCGGGGTGGGGACCACGCTCGAGATGCCCG
Protein-coding regions in this window:
- the dcd gene encoding dCTP deaminase is translated as MLLSDKDIRAEIDAGRVRIDPYDESMVQPSSIDVRLDRMFRVFENHRYPHIDPAVEQADLTRLVEPEGDEPFILHPGEFVLASTYEVITLPDDLASRLEGKSSLGRLGLVTHSTAGFIDPGFSGHVTLELSNLATLPIKLWPGMKIGQLCMFRLTSPAESPYGSERYGSRYQGQRGPTASRSFLNFHRTQV